The following is a genomic window from Methylomarinum vadi.
GTAGCCCATTTGAAATTCGTATGGGGTATCCGCCTTTAAATCGTGAAACAGGGCGATGCCGGTCATATCGAAGTTCGGGTTCATCTTGAAATAACGGGCGGGACTGTAATCGGCATCGCCGTTTTTGCGAATCCGGGCGACACCGAAACACCTGCGCGGTTTTCCGGCCGACGTGATTTCCAGTTCGCCGCGTCCCCACAGGCGGACGTGATCGGCATCGGCATGACCGACAATGGGACCAACAGTAAGCGGATTGATTATCATGATGTTGACCTCTCTGGTGGCTGGATCGCTTTAGCATGATTGCGGTAATGAGTTTAGATTCCAGCCTCGGGTCAGTCAATTGCTTTGCTTATCGAGGCATTGATTGCGTAACCTATGCCGCCATCCTTGCAGGCCCGCGAAGGCACTCCGCGCCATGTTTGGCTCTATCGTGCCTGATAGAGCAAAGGATTGCGGCGATGACTGGCTGTCCAACAAATCCAAACCATTACTCTCGATCGTTTCGCAATCAGTACGGTATTGCCTTACTCTCTTGACGTAAACGCCGTCCCATGAAATATCGGCATACAACCAGCGCCGTTATATCGGACAAGACACGCTTAGCTGGTATGAGTTGATAATACCACTTGCTTAGAATCCAGTTCGTGTTACATTCGAAGCGTTATGCAACCAAGAGACAAATAACCAGGAAGGAATCAATCCCCATGCATGATTGGCACAAGAAAACGGGTAAGGCTTACCTCACCTCGGGCATAGGCTATGGAAAAACGGAGCTTTCGGCTTTCGACGCGGCGGAACGGGATGCGAATATCGTTGCGGCCAACGCCATTAAGGCGTCGTCGTTTATCCCGCCCCATTGGCAGATCGTCAATAGCAAGGAACAACTGGCAAGCCATACGGACAACGGCGTTTTCCTGCCCATGGCTTATGCTTTCGCGGCGTCAAATAGCCATAATGTCGCGGCTTCCTTGTTAGTCGGTATCAACCAGGATACGAGCGAGGCATCAATCATCATCGAACATGGGGACGTCAATTTGAGCAAGCAACAATCACTGGAAAAATCGCTGGTTTGTTTAGAGGATATCTACCGTTCCAGAGGTTGGGAATTCGCTAGCGTAGAACAAATTGCCGTGGAAGGCGCTCCCAGAAACGATCTATATGTCTGCGCGCTGGTTGCCGCTGTTTTATTGGTCGACCATCCCTATAACGACACAGCCAGTTCGGGAAATTAAGCAAAACGATAGCGAAGCCCAACATTCAGACACGGCTATAAATTGTAGTGCTTCATTCATGTTTAGCCCAACCGACTGACTACCGGACGAATATTCAGGTTTCGTTCGATTCGTCATCCCCGACCGGTAACAACTGCATACTGCAGCGAAACTCGTTGGCGTACTTAAACGCCACCGGTTGCAGCAGGCGGCGGTCGATACTCGCCAAATTAAGGGCCGTCATCATCATCGCCTTTTGGAAAGGCGCGCATTTACGCGCCAATATCGACAATAAATATAACGCCTGCTCCTCGCTTATCTCCTGCTCGTCTATCATGCGCTGCGCCAAGCCAGTGACTTTCAGGTAGGCCGCGATTCTTTTTTTTCGGCTTAGGAATCCGATTGAGGGAACGCTTTGTTGTAGTTTGTCGTAGGCCTGCAGGGATTTATCAGCTTCATCCATCTTTTATACCGCTTAACTTTTGATCAACGAGCGGCATGGTAACATGGTCCGCGCCATCCCACTCCAGTGTTTTACCAAGCCAGTCTATTACGGCGCGCTTAGTCTTCGCCAATTGATGCCCTCCATAACGGCCGATCGCGTTCGATTCAATCGTCTTTTGGGCTGGCTCTTCTCAGTATCAAATCCACCGCGTTTCTCACCCCCTGCCTTCGGCTGATGATTTCACCCACTTGTTCAGCATGGGTGCGATAACGGTCGTCTGAGAGTATGGTTTTGATTCGCGAAGCCAATTGCGCGGCGTCGGCTTTTCTGGCCGGCAAGGGCTTGGTCGCCATGTCGAGTTTTTCGACGGCCCGCCCCCAAAACAATTGCTCGTCCATGAAAGGAATGACAATCGACGGCCGGCCGCACAGGGTGGCGGAATGGGTGGTACCGGCGCCGCCGTGATGGACGACCGCCGCGCAGTGTTTGAACAGTTTTTGATGAGGATGCCGGCCGATGAAAAAAAGATTTCCTTGGCGGCTGTTTTCCGGATAGTTGTTCGAGCTGGCCTGGATAATGGCTCGGCAACCGGCCAAGCGTGCCGCCTCGGTGAACAATTCCATGCTCCATTCCGGAACGGCCTGCTGCAGACTGCCGAAGGTCATGTAAACCGGAGCTGGCCCGTCATTTAAAAACTGTTGCAGTGCGTCGTTAATCGACCAATCGTCCTGGTCCGTGGGCAAGTTGAGAAAACCGCAGGCCTGGTGACGTGGCTGCCATTCGCTGCGGCTGGGACAAAACACCGGATCGACGGCGATCAGATTGAGCTGGTCCGAACTGAGCAGGTCGGTCATGACATGCTTGATCTCAGGCAAGCCTTCCTGATTCCACAGTCGGGTCAATTGTTTTTTTAAAATGAAATCGAAGGCGTAGTCCATTAACCGCCACTGCAACGGATTCAGCCAGCGCCCGAGATCGGGGAAGCGAAAGGGCGGAACGCTGGCGGACGGTATCACGCCATGGCAAAACGTCACGCTGTAAAACGGCTTATTGCTTTTCAAGGCGGCGATTTTCAACGGATAGAGAAAATGATGGCCGATGACCAAGTCGTTTTCCTCGGCCAGTTGCCTGGCCGCCTGATAAATCGTTTGTTCATGCGGGAAAAACGCCGCATCGAGCAAAGCGACCAACCATTGCGCCGTATTCATGCGAAACGTTTGTTGGGCAAAATCTTCCAGATCGAACTCCATATGCTCGGGAACTTGCCGATAGGCGATGCTGAAATCGCCGCATTCTTTCGCATAACGTCTGTTATCGAGACTGGTCACCACCAAGGTCACGCTATGTCCGGCTTTTTGCAGCCCATCGGCCAATGCGATCATCGGGCGGATGTCGCCGTTCGACCCCCAGGTCTGTATACCTATTTTCATAACTACTTTGTCGTTCGCACGGAATGTCTTGTCTTGGAATGAACTCTGAACGTTCAATTGAAAAGCCGTTTGCCTTCAATTATAAATGATCGGTTACCTCCTGAAATGTTTTGTTCCACGAAATTGTCGCCGATTACATTTTCGCGCGAACAAAGCTAGAGACGTGAATTATCGGAAATCACGAATCATTACAGTGAGGCATTTCGAGGAAAAAATAACCCAGAACTTTACTTGGTTTAAACATTAGTATACTCTAATTTTCGAGCTAGCCGTCCTAGCCGTATCTCGATGACCTGGGGTTACGCTTATGAAATTATAGAAGCCAATCAAGACTGAGAATTGATGCCATTTTCCCGATGACAATCCGCTATCTGCAACAAAAATTGCCTTGAGCGAGTTATTGTTTCAAGATGTCAGCTTGCTAGACCTAGCGATTAGGTTGCCTCTTAGCGACATTCACGCCGGCGTTGAATTCAAATCGGTTTGCTTAGTCTATAACCCGATTGAAACATCGATATGCGCTGTAGCGAGCTAATGTCGATTAAGCTTTTCCAAATTATATTTACGAAGCGTTCTTAAACGCCTTCACTTACAGAGGAGGATGCTATGTATCACTATCATAAAAATCATATCTCGAAAGGCCTACTGGCTTTGTTTTTTATGAGCAGTTTTTTGTTAGTGGCTTGCGATAGCCAAAAACCCAAAAGTCCCGCGCTCAAAGTTCCGGAACAAAGCTTTGAGCAAAACATGGTCTTGGAAGGCGTGGTAACCGATGAAAACGGACCGGTTCTGGAAGGAAAAATCAAAGTCGCCGATAGTTCCGGTCGCACTGTCGCAACGACGGAGCTAAAGAACGATAAACACTATAAAGTGGAAGTCCCCGCAGGCACTAAATTGCCGATTGTTCTGAGCATCCGTCCAAAAGGCGCTTCCGAGCCATTAATCGCCGTAGGCGTTTCCAAAATGGTGTCTGTCTACGACATTTCTCCTTACACCACGAAAATAGCCAAGCGTGCCAAGGAGCTGGGCGGTTATACCTACAGCAATATGGTTTTAGCGGCCGATAGTACGGTCAATGCGCCAGACGCCAATAAGACCTCGACCGGTTTTCGCGGCGACCCAACCAAGCAATATGGCGGTTGGCATTAAGGTAAGTATGTCCCGAAACGCTATCGGATATAAAAATATTGCATTATAGGCCGTGCCGCCGCTTTAGCCCTCTCTGAGGTTTGCTGGAGCAGGCGGCCATCCTGGCACAACCGGACACGCAAGGCATTCCTGTTAATTTGACAGTCTCCGCATGAGTAAGGGCAGATATTTAAGACCCGCCGCATGACCGATTCCATTCATTCTTCGGCAAACAGTATAATTGCTCTCGTTTTCAGCCAACTCCTTCAGTTTCTCGTCCTCAGCGGAACGAAACAACGCCAACAACGATTGTTCGTTCAGTTCATCCGGCAATCCTCTATTAACTTGTAACTCCTTTTTCATTTCTGCATGGCCTTTTCCTTAAATGTCCTGTTGTAGATGGCGAACGGCATAGTCGCTGGCGCCAAAAGACCATATTGGTTGAAATAAACCGGCGGACCGGTTTATTTCAACCTTTTTCCTTTTTAGAATCATTATTCTCTGGTTACGGGCAGCAAAATAAGCCCCTTTCTGCCGTTTTATAAATCATTGATTTGATGAACTTATCTTTCGGGCCACCGACAGAAAACGCTTTTCTTTTACACGAAAAACACGCCGTAAGACGATTGGCATGGAAATGGCATTAACAGTAATCGACGTCTCTATGCGTTAGAGAAGAATGAAAACAATTTCAACCAGGAGCACAGTTATGTTTATAGACATTCTACTTACCGGAATTTTTGGCGTTTCAGTGGCCTATGCCTATGTCTTTATCAAAAAAATGACCGACTAAACTATCGCCCCCTTTTACCTCCATCCCCGCCGGGCAAGCGTAAAACATTCCATTTTACTTTCAGCCCGGCCGATATCGACATCCCAAATGAGGGATTTTGCAACACGTATTTTCGAAACTTGAGGCTGGATGTTTTTAGCCATGTAACCCACTATTTGATAGTTTTCATTCCTCGTAGACTCTTTTATTGACCGCGACTTGAGCTAATATTTTTATAAATTAGGTTGGATGTAATCAGATAAAGACAGTCACAATTCGGCCATTATGTGAAGTTTCCTTTTATGTATAGCAGTATGGTGCCGAAGGGTTTGTAGCGTGTAATCAGCGGCCTCAGCAAGGCATCCTGTCTAAAAGACTGGACATAATTTCTGCAATTATCTGAAGTGGACATTCTTTAGTCCATTTCTGGAGACTGCCATGAGATTAACAACCATACACCTTTCGCCAGCCACTCAGCCAGCGTAGCTCCGATTAGCGATAGCGTAATCGGAGGAATGATGCCCTCGAAATGTGCGATTACGCAAGCTAATCGCACCTACGTTTTTAACGGCAGCTTATTTACCATTGCAACTTATGCCCTATTCGGGGGCCCTTGGGTCGAACTCATCCATCCAATTTTGATGGAATACAACCAGTTAAGTTTTAATAGCTAGAACTGCCAAAATTACGAAACCGGACAACGGCTATTGTAAAGGAATGTGACTTACGGTTTTTATTTATCCATTCAGTTCATATCATTGATAAAATCAAAAAAACGACATGTATTTTTTATCAGTGAATTCTACTTACCTCCACAAACAGGCTCCTTTGGTCGATGTCATCATTGAGATACCGCGCGGCAGCTTTTTGAAACGAGGCTCCAATGGAAAATTGGATTTTATCTCTCCCGTGCCTTGCCCATTTAACTACGGCTCGATTCCCGCGCGCATCGGTTTGGATGGAGACCTTCTGGATGCGGTAGTCCTTGGCCCGCGGCTTCCCTTGGGCGCAAAGGTTTCAGTTTATGCCTGGGGGTCGGTAGGGATGATCGACGGCGGCATATACGAAGACAAACTGATATGCGCCCAGTCGCCAATCTCCCGGAGGAAGCGGCGGCTTATTCTTCTATTTTTTCAAATTTATGCCAAAGCCAAATATCTGCTCAATTTAATCAAGGGACGTCATGGCCGCAACAGCTGCGAAGGCTGGCACGATGCCGCTAGCGCATTGGCGAACGCGACGCCCCGCAATCATCGAGACGAGAAAGCTTAGGATCGAATTCTAAGTTTTAGACTTTTGAATCAATGCATGCCATAGTCATTACGCAAGCGGCTTTGTTAACCGGACATGGCCTCCCCTCGTTCCTCTAAAGTCGGATAATCCGTATAGCCCACTGCGGGGTCCGGCAGGCCATAGCCATAGAACGTCTCCATGTCTTGGGCATTCAAAGGCGCATTCAGTCGCAGCCGTTTAACCAAATCAGGGTTGGCGATGAACTTCCTGCCGAAAGCTATCGCATCGGCCTCGCCGGCCGCAATCGCCTGTTGCGCTTGCGCGAGGTCGAAGTCTTCATTTGCGATCAAAACGCCGCCGAAGCGCTTTTTTAATGCCGGACCGATGCTGTCGCCACCTCGAAATTCGCGGGTGAAGATAAAGCCGACCTTACGTTTCCCCAGCTGTTCGGCCACATAACCGAAGGTCTGCAACGGGTTCGAGTCGCTCATGGAATGCTTGTCCCCACGCGGCGACAAATGCACGCCGACGCGTCCGGCTCCCCAGACGGAAATGGCGGCATCGGTGACTTCCAGCAGCAACCGGGCGCGATTCTCCACCGAACCGCCGTAGGCATCGGTGCGTCGGTTGGTGCCGTCTTGCATAAACTGATCGAGCAAATAACCGTTGGCGCCATGGATTTCGACGCCATCGAACCCCGCCCGTTTGGCGTTCTCTGCAGCTTTGCGATAACTATCGATAATAGCGGGGATTTCTTCGCTATCTAACGCCCTGGGCGTGACGAATTCCCGCTGCGGGCGCAACAGGCTGACAAAGCCTTCCGGGGCAATGGCGCTCGGGGCGACGGGTAATTCGCCATCAAGTAGGTCGGGGTGAGACACCCGGCCGACGTGCCACAGTTGCATGAAGATGCGTCCGCCGGTCGCATGCACGGCTTCGGTAACCTTGCTCCAGCCTTCGACTTGCCGCTCCGACCAAATGCCCGGCGTATCGGGATAGCCGACGCCTTGCGCGGAAACGCAGGTCGCCTCGCTTAAAATCAGACCGGCATCCGCGCGTTGCGCGTAATATTCGGCCATCAACTCGTTGGGCACTCTTCCTTCACTGGCGCGGCAGCGGGTCAGAGGCGCCATCACGATCCGGTTCGGCAAGTCGATGTCTCCAATCTTAATTGGGTCAAACAAACTGCTCATCTACTCTCCTGGTTTGTATGATTAATTTAGCGTGCCTACCATCCCAGCGCCCGAAATTCGCTACAGGGGCGGGAGCGTTGCCAGACTCGCTCGAATTCTTCCCGTAACTGGCGGTTCCGGGCCGGCAAATTGGGGCTCCAATGTCCCTCGAAGCGGTTACCGGCCAAGCGAAACAAATAACCATCGCGATCATTGATGACGAACGCCGAAGGATATTGCAGGTCCTCCTCTTCGAGGGGCGTGCGGATCAGAAAAAAAGATGCCAATTTTTGCGCCAAATCCAACAGTGGATGAGATCGGCCGCGTAACTTCGCCGGGTCCTGAATGATGATTTGCACGCTTTCGCCGCGACTACGCAGGGCAAACTGCTTCAGGGCCTCGACGACTTCGCTTTGGCCATAAAGGCTATATTCCAGGTCGCGACTGTAGATGCAAAGTTGGCGCCGCGATTCGGCGATGAGTTGCACGGTGCTCTGCAAAGTTGCTTCGATGCTTGCCAGACGCGCGGCCGGCACGGAAGGCGAGCGTAGCTTAAGAGCCGGACGAGGCGGCTTATCCACCGGTCGCAACTTGAGCCGCATGGTTAGATGAGGGATGCCGGCCTCGATAAATTCGTCGCCTTCTTGTGCGAAGGCGAACTTTCGGTAAAAAGCCAGGGCGGTGACTTGGGCGTTTGCATGGACCGTCGTCAATCCCAGGCTGCGCGCCTTGTCGATAATGGCGCGCAGCAATGACCCGCCGACCCCTTGCTTTCTCCAGCCGGGCAGGACCGCCAGGCGGCCGATCTTGCCATCCGGCGACAGGCGCCCGGTCCCGATCGGCCGGCCCTCCAGGTCGCGCGCGAGCACGTGATGGCATTGCCGGTCGAGTTCGTCAAATTCGATTTCAGGCGGAATGTTCTGCTCTTCGACGAACACCGCGTTGCGCACATAACGCAGCTCCTCTGAGTCGACTGGGTAATGGGCGGGCTCGACGTAGAAATTCGGAATATTCATGGCTCGATATGACTGGATTGGAACAATGCTTTACCTTCATTATCCTGCGAGAACGAACGACTTGCCTTTGCACAACAATATTACTGTTCGCACTTCAGAATTTGAACCCTCAAAAGATTCGCCGATCAGGTAATGCTTGGCTAAGAAAGCGAATTTTGAAGTGCGGCGCTAATAAGATTAAGATGCAAACCAATGGGACGCAACACATCATTGCAGTATAGCCTCTCATGGCTGCCCTGGCTGACCGATTCTTCATTTTCGAGGTTAAGCATTGTCCTGGTACGAACTCGTAGAGCAAATCTGGAACGACGAAACCGCCTTGCTGGCGCTGGGCTTGTTGAGTCTGTTCTCGCTACTCGTCTCAATGTTTCTCATTCCCTTGCTGATAGTACGCATCCCGGTCGATTATTTCTCGGAGGAAAAACGCCATATTCTGCCATGGGCAAGCCGGCACATAGCCTTTCGTTGGCTGGGGCTAGTGCTGAAAAACATCGTC
Proteins encoded in this region:
- a CDS encoding GNAT family N-acetyltransferase, whose product is MNIPNFYVEPAHYPVDSEELRYVRNAVFVEEQNIPPEIEFDELDRQCHHVLARDLEGRPIGTGRLSPDGKIGRLAVLPGWRKQGVGGSLLRAIIDKARSLGLTTVHANAQVTALAFYRKFAFAQEGDEFIEAGIPHLTMRLKLRPVDKPPRPALKLRSPSVPAARLASIEATLQSTVQLIAESRRQLCIYSRDLEYSLYGQSEVVEALKQFALRSRGESVQIIIQDPAKLRGRSHPLLDLAQKLASFFLIRTPLEEEDLQYPSAFVINDRDGYLFRLAGNRFEGHWSPNLPARNRQLREEFERVWQRSRPCSEFRALGW
- a CDS encoding inorganic diphosphatase, translated to MYFLSVNSTYLHKQAPLVDVIIEIPRGSFLKRGSNGKLDFISPVPCPFNYGSIPARIGLDGDLLDAVVLGPRLPLGAKVSVYAWGSVGMIDGGIYEDKLICAQSPISRRKRRLILLFFQIYAKAKYLLNLIKGRHGRNSCEGWHDAASALANATPRNHRDEKA
- a CDS encoding alkene reductase — its product is MSSLFDPIKIGDIDLPNRIVMAPLTRCRASEGRVPNELMAEYYAQRADAGLILSEATCVSAQGVGYPDTPGIWSERQVEGWSKVTEAVHATGGRIFMQLWHVGRVSHPDLLDGELPVAPSAIAPEGFVSLLRPQREFVTPRALDSEEIPAIIDSYRKAAENAKRAGFDGVEIHGANGYLLDQFMQDGTNRRTDAYGGSVENRARLLLEVTDAAISVWGAGRVGVHLSPRGDKHSMSDSNPLQTFGYVAEQLGKRKVGFIFTREFRGGDSIGPALKKRFGGVLIANEDFDLAQAQQAIAAGEADAIAFGRKFIANPDLVKRLRLNAPLNAQDMETFYGYGLPDPAVGYTDYPTLEERGEAMSG
- a CDS encoding glycosyltransferase, with the translated sequence MKIGIQTWGSNGDIRPMIALADGLQKAGHSVTLVVTSLDNRRYAKECGDFSIAYRQVPEHMEFDLEDFAQQTFRMNTAQWLVALLDAAFFPHEQTIYQAARQLAEENDLVIGHHFLYPLKIAALKSNKPFYSVTFCHGVIPSASVPPFRFPDLGRWLNPLQWRLMDYAFDFILKKQLTRLWNQEGLPEIKHVMTDLLSSDQLNLIAVDPVFCPSRSEWQPRHQACGFLNLPTDQDDWSINDALQQFLNDGPAPVYMTFGSLQQAVPEWSMELFTEAARLAGCRAIIQASSNNYPENSRQGNLFFIGRHPHQKLFKHCAAVVHHGGAGTTHSATLCGRPSIVIPFMDEQLFWGRAVEKLDMATKPLPARKADAAQLASRIKTILSDDRYRTHAEQVGEIISRRQGVRNAVDLILRRASPKDD
- a CDS encoding pyruvoyl-dependent arginine decarboxylase, whose protein sequence is MHDWHKKTGKAYLTSGIGYGKTELSAFDAAERDANIVAANAIKASSFIPPHWQIVNSKEQLASHTDNGVFLPMAYAFAASNSHNVAASLLVGINQDTSEASIIIEHGDVNLSKQQSLEKSLVCLEDIYRSRGWEFASVEQIAVEGAPRNDLYVCALVAAVLLVDHPYNDTASSGN
- a CDS encoding PGPGW domain-containing protein yields the protein MSWYELVEQIWNDETALLALGLLSLFSLLVSMFLIPLLIVRIPVDYFSEEKRHILPWASRHIAFRWLGLVLKNIVGTLFIALGIAMLFLPGQGLLTMFVGILLLNFPGKYRLERWLIRRPSVRNAANWLRHKAGRPPLRFDGFE